The Acidimicrobiia bacterium genomic interval CGCTTCGCACGTCCATCGGGTGCAGCAGATTGCCAATGCCGGGATTGCCGCCGGTCGCAAAGTGGCATTTGCCGGTAGGTCGATGCACCGGGTCTCGGCGGTCGGAACGGAGCTGGGAGTCCTCGATATTCCCGCCGAGAACATCATGGACATCCAGGACCTAATGAAACTTCCCCCCCACGAGCAGCTGCTCATCACGACCGGTAGTCAGGGTGAGCCATTCGCGGCCCTGTCGCTCATGGCCGCCGGGCGTCACAAGTGGGTCACTCTTGAACCGGAAGATACCGTTCTCATTTCGGCCACACCGATTCCTGGGAACGAAGCAGCTGTCTCGAAAGTCATCAGCAAGCTGAACCGGACGGGTGCGCGGGTGTATCACGGTCGCAACGCCAAGGTGCATGTTTCCGGGCATGCCGCCCGCGACGAATTGACCACATTTCTCAATGTCATTCGTCCTAAGAGCTTTGTCCCTGTTCATGGTGAGTACCGCCATTTGCGCGCCCATGCCGAACTGGCCGAACAGATGAAGGTGCCTGATGTCCACATTCTTGAGGATGGGGACGTGATCGAGATCGTCGGAGACAAAACCATCGTGTCTCGTCGGGCGGTCGATGCCAGCTATGTCTACTTTGACGGTACGGGAGACGTGAACAATTCGGTGCTGCGGGCCCGCGGGCATCTCTCCGATGATGGAGTGGTCGTGGTCACGGTCGGGGTGCAGCGATCAGACAGCAGTGTCATTCTTGGACCCGATATCGATTCGCATGGGTTTGCCGATGACCCTCGCCCGATCCTCGCCAAAGCGGCCGAGGCGGTTCGAGCGGCGGTTTCCGAGTTGAGCCCTCAGTCGGAGCTTGGTCAGTATCAAAAGGCGGTCCGTTTGGCTGCCCAGCAGGTGATCAGGGCCGAGACGAGTCGCAAGCCAGTGGTCATCCCGGTTGTCCTCGAGGTATAGGTCCGGTTGGGCGCTCGCCTGATTCGCGCGCTCCGCGCGATTGATCGCGCGGAGGTGGTTGGTGCAGGGGCCATAACCGTGTATCGTGAAAACCAATGGCAAAGAAGACACCCACCCGTCCAGGGGCTAACGGTCGGAAACGGGTGTCTCCCACCACGAACAAACGAAAAACTCCGGTCAAGAACAGGACCACGCTGGCTTCCCTGTTCGAGTCGCTTAGGCGTCGGCTGGGGTCCCAAACCGACGATGTCTGGGGCGTAGCCCTGGTCGTTTTGGCCATGCTCATCGGCCTGGCCTTCTTCGGGAATGCCGGACCGTTTGGTTCATGGATCACCGCC includes:
- a CDS encoding ribonuclease J, producing MSVKITFLGGLGEIGRNCAAIEHDGKIALVDCGLMFPEADMLGVDLVFPNWEWLIERKTDVECVIVTHGHEDHVGALAYFLQEFPGLPVYGTELSVALARGRVDEIGVEADFIGCEDNRWVEHGPFGFMFVPVSHSIPQGAGIVFDTPEGFVIHSGDFKLDPTPVDGRPTDLQQFAHFGREGVRLLMADSTNAEIPGFVPSETSLASEIGEIVSHAEGRVVAACFASHVHRVQQIANAGIAAGRKVAFAGRSMHRVSAVGTELGVLDIPAENIMDIQDLMKLPPHEQLLITTGSQGEPFAALSLMAAGRHKWVTLEPEDTVLISATPIPGNEAAVSKVISKLNRTGARVYHGRNAKVHVSGHAARDELTTFLNVIRPKSFVPVHGEYRHLRAHAELAEQMKVPDVHILEDGDVIEIVGDKTIVSRRAVDASYVYFDGTGDVNNSVLRARGHLSDDGVVVVTVGVQRSDSSVILGPDIDSHGFADDPRPILAKAAEAVRAAVSELSPQSELGQYQKAVRLAAQQVIRAETSRKPVVIPVVLEV